A genomic window from Pyxidicoccus trucidator includes:
- a CDS encoding RluA family pseudouridine synthase, with the protein MKRRTFRAEGALVGRAVADAVASELAVPATEARKLVDVGAVYVSGRRSRDAQARLTAGQVVMVVLEESGQSSLAEAPAAPVLRVLYEDADVIAVDKPAGVTAQPTEGRVGGSLVDLVGAHLGREAGLVHRLDRETSGVTVFGKTAEATSALAAEFREGRARKRYVAATGPGLPPSGTVDLPLSKDPSRPGRWRATRAANGVPALTDFRTLHAGAEFCVVELLPHTGRTHQLRAHLTALGAPILGDARYGGAPKAGGVEALRCLLHAQALELGHPRTGKVLRVEAPVPEDLLRFFSAVGVAVPQGPIAAVEEGRVAPADRE; encoded by the coding sequence TGGCCGTGCCCGCGACGGAGGCGCGCAAGCTGGTGGACGTGGGCGCGGTGTACGTCTCGGGGCGGCGGAGCCGGGATGCGCAGGCGCGGCTCACGGCGGGGCAGGTGGTGATGGTGGTGCTGGAGGAGTCGGGGCAGAGCTCCCTGGCCGAGGCGCCCGCGGCGCCGGTGCTGCGCGTGCTGTACGAGGACGCGGACGTCATCGCCGTGGACAAGCCGGCGGGCGTGACGGCGCAGCCCACGGAGGGACGCGTGGGCGGCAGTCTGGTGGACCTGGTGGGCGCGCACCTGGGCCGCGAGGCGGGGCTCGTCCACCGGCTGGACCGGGAGACGTCCGGCGTGACGGTGTTCGGGAAGACGGCGGAGGCCACGTCGGCGCTGGCCGCCGAGTTCCGCGAGGGACGGGCCCGCAAGCGGTACGTGGCGGCCACCGGGCCGGGGCTGCCTCCCTCGGGGACGGTGGACCTGCCGCTGTCGAAGGACCCGTCACGCCCCGGGCGCTGGCGGGCGACCCGCGCGGCCAACGGCGTGCCCGCGCTGACGGACTTCCGCACGCTCCACGCGGGGGCGGAGTTCTGCGTGGTGGAGCTGCTCCCGCACACGGGCCGCACTCACCAGCTCCGCGCGCACCTGACGGCGCTCGGAGCGCCGATACTCGGGGACGCGCGCTATGGCGGCGCGCCGAAGGCCGGAGGCGTGGAGGCGCTCCGGTGTCTGCTGCACGCGCAGGCGCTGGAGCTGGGCCACCCGCGCACGGGGAAGGTGCTGCGAGTGGAGGCGCCGGTGCCGGAGGACCTGCTGCGCTTCTTCTCCGCCGTGGGCGTCGCGGTGCCGCAGGGGCCCATCGCGGCAGTGGAGGAGGGACGAGTCGCCCCCGCCGACAGGGAGTAG
- a CDS encoding glycosyltransferase encodes MPLPVVTVLLPARNAEPTVARALESLLEGTLRDVRVLAVDDGSTDGTRGVLEALAARDSRVEVLDGGGRGLVAALNLALGRATSPYVARMDADDEALPRRLEASVAALESEPELAGVGTGVELFREDQPVSPSLQAYASWLNGLTSAERLFRERFIESPVCHPSVCLRRDAVVAAGGWRHGDFPEDYALWLELMDRGHGMRNLDEVLLRWRDSHQRLTWTDPRYAVRRFTWTKAQYLMRGRGPLADGRPCTVWGAGPSGKTLARFLREEGATVERFVEVHPRKVGTRIQDIPVVSPEELGPPGRSHLLVCVGVRWAREEIRADLTARGWVEGRDFTCAA; translated from the coding sequence ATGCCCCTCCCGGTGGTCACGGTCCTTCTCCCTGCAAGAAATGCCGAGCCCACCGTGGCCCGCGCCCTGGAGAGCTTGCTGGAGGGCACCCTCCGGGACGTACGCGTGCTCGCGGTGGACGACGGCTCCACGGACGGTACGCGTGGGGTGCTGGAGGCCCTCGCGGCCCGGGACTCCCGGGTGGAGGTACTTGACGGCGGGGGCCGGGGTCTGGTGGCGGCGCTGAACCTGGCGCTCGGTAGGGCCACCTCGCCCTACGTGGCCCGGATGGACGCGGATGACGAGGCCCTCCCCCGCCGCCTGGAGGCCAGCGTCGCCGCGCTGGAATCCGAGCCTGAGCTGGCAGGCGTGGGCACGGGCGTGGAGCTGTTCCGCGAGGACCAGCCCGTGAGTCCCTCCCTCCAGGCGTACGCGTCCTGGCTCAACGGACTCACCTCCGCCGAGCGCCTCTTCCGCGAGCGCTTCATCGAGAGCCCCGTCTGCCACCCCTCGGTGTGCCTGCGCCGGGACGCCGTGGTGGCCGCGGGCGGGTGGCGGCACGGGGACTTCCCGGAGGACTACGCGCTCTGGCTGGAGCTGATGGACCGGGGCCACGGCATGAGGAACCTCGACGAGGTGCTGCTGCGCTGGCGCGACAGCCACCAGCGGCTGACGTGGACGGACCCACGCTATGCGGTGCGCCGCTTCACCTGGACGAAGGCGCAATACCTGATGCGCGGACGCGGGCCCCTCGCGGACGGGCGTCCCTGCACGGTGTGGGGCGCGGGCCCGAGCGGCAAGACGCTGGCCCGCTTCCTGCGCGAGGAGGGCGCGACGGTGGAGCGCTTCGTGGAAGTCCACCCACGCAAGGTGGGCACCCGCATCCAGGACATCCCCGTGGTGTCACCGGAGGAGCTGGGGCCTCCCGGGCGGAGCCACCTGCTGGTCTGCGTGGGCGTGCGCTGGGCGCGAGAGGAGATTCGCGCGGACCTGACGGCGCGGGGCTGGGTGGAGGGACGGGACTTCACCTGCGCGGCGTGA
- a CDS encoding DUF255 domain-containing protein — MHRVPPWVLLLLTAASACHSATVTPPRGLVRPGTPERVDIVQARDRGLEQGFQWEPWGAEAFARAKREGRYILVDGAAEWCHWCHVMDETTYRDAEVGRLLRERFVTIRVDVDARPDLAERWVDYGWPATILLTPDAEEVGKYRGYLPPERLLPLLQRVEALAREPRDAMGARVLDVPATPALLPWVAARLVLTLDGGYDAREGGWGDFQKLPLGGNTEFEVRRAARGDAAARRRVDFTLERQRAVLDPVWGGVYQYSAGKDWKDPHFEKLMVMQAPNLEAYARAWALLRTPALLDDARGIARYLETFLGAPDGTFYTNQDADVGAHDRSVPFVDGHVYYAKDDAGRRALGLPWVDTHVYARENGLAIAALVALHEVTRDSAPLVRARKAMDVLLGTHVDGGLVWREKGTRSGPRFLADAAALGRALAVLARVTGEARYREVAERVARAMLADFGGKEAGGLHEMTPDSDAVGVFARRERPFLHNVAAARFLAALHGLTGDEAWRQRGLELLAAVATPKTLADQGRMLGDFLLAADELGVVPWSEPPAMARSP, encoded by the coding sequence ATGCACCGCGTCCCGCCGTGGGTCCTCCTGCTGCTGACAGCCGCATCCGCCTGCCACTCCGCCACGGTGACGCCGCCGCGAGGGCTCGTCCGTCCCGGGACGCCGGAGCGGGTGGACATCGTCCAGGCTCGCGACCGGGGGCTGGAGCAGGGCTTCCAGTGGGAGCCCTGGGGCGCGGAGGCCTTCGCACGGGCGAAGCGGGAGGGCCGGTACATCCTCGTCGATGGCGCGGCGGAGTGGTGCCACTGGTGCCACGTCATGGACGAGACGACGTACCGGGACGCCGAGGTCGGCCGCCTGCTGCGAGAGCGCTTCGTCACCATCCGCGTGGACGTGGACGCCCGCCCGGACCTGGCCGAGCGGTGGGTGGACTACGGCTGGCCCGCCACCATCCTGCTGACGCCGGACGCGGAGGAGGTGGGCAAGTATCGGGGCTATCTGCCACCGGAGCGCCTGCTGCCGCTGCTCCAGCGCGTGGAGGCCCTGGCGCGGGAGCCCCGTGACGCCATGGGAGCCCGCGTCCTCGACGTGCCGGCGACGCCCGCGCTGCTGCCCTGGGTGGCGGCGCGCCTGGTGCTCACGCTGGACGGTGGGTACGACGCGCGCGAGGGCGGCTGGGGCGACTTCCAGAAACTGCCACTGGGTGGCAACACGGAGTTCGAGGTGCGCAGGGCCGCGCGTGGAGACGCTGCGGCACGGCGGCGGGTGGACTTCACGCTGGAGCGCCAGCGCGCGGTGCTGGACCCGGTGTGGGGAGGCGTCTACCAGTACTCGGCGGGGAAGGACTGGAAGGACCCGCACTTCGAGAAGCTGATGGTGATGCAGGCGCCGAACCTGGAGGCGTATGCGCGCGCCTGGGCGCTCCTCCGGACTCCGGCGCTGCTGGACGATGCGCGGGGCATCGCGCGCTACCTCGAGACGTTCCTCGGCGCGCCGGATGGGACGTTCTACACGAACCAGGATGCGGACGTGGGCGCGCACGACCGGAGCGTGCCGTTCGTGGATGGCCACGTGTACTACGCGAAGGACGACGCCGGTCGCCGTGCGCTCGGGCTGCCGTGGGTGGACACGCATGTGTACGCGCGGGAGAACGGACTGGCCATCGCCGCCCTCGTGGCGCTGCACGAGGTGACGCGGGACTCGGCGCCCCTGGTGCGTGCGCGCAAGGCCATGGACGTGTTGCTCGGCACCCATGTGGACGGGGGCCTGGTGTGGCGCGAGAAGGGAACGCGCTCGGGACCGCGCTTCCTCGCGGATGCCGCGGCGCTCGGGCGGGCACTGGCGGTGCTGGCACGAGTCACGGGCGAGGCACGCTATCGCGAGGTCGCCGAGCGGGTGGCCCGGGCGATGCTGGCTGACTTCGGCGGCAAGGAAGCGGGTGGGCTCCACGAGATGACACCTGACTCGGATGCGGTCGGCGTCTTCGCGCGCAGGGAGCGTCCGTTCCTCCACAACGTCGCGGCGGCGCGCTTCCTCGCGGCGCTGCATGGGCTCACCGGTGACGAGGCGTGGCGACAGCGGGGCCTGGAGCTGCTCGCGGCGGTGGCGACGCCGAAGACCCTGGCCGACCAGGGCCGGATGCTAGGGGACTTCCTCCTCGCGGCGGACGAGCTGGGCGTGGTGCCGTGGTCGGAGCCTCCAGCCATGGCACGGAGTCCGTAG